Part of the Vulpes vulpes isolate BD-2025 chromosome 13, VulVul3, whole genome shotgun sequence genome, TAAGGAAATCGAGGACCTTTTAATGTATCATCATTGGTCTGTATATTTTTGAGTAGCTAAGTTGATAAAGTCAAGTATCTTTGGAAAGATTTTTCTGAAAGCGTTGTGTAGTACGGATTGGATTGTGGAGAAGAGCCAGGAGGTAGGGAGGCCTGTTCAGAGACTGGGGTGAGCCGGGGGCGCTGCACTGGGTTTGGGATGCAGGAATGCAGAGACCTCCGTGGAAGTGGCACTAGGTGGGGAGGTGGCCTGTGAAGGATACAGAAGAGATAGACGTCTGGAAGGAGCCCCAGGCAAATGGTGACAGTGCTGTTGGGTTTCCTGGGAGTCATTGGAGGATAAACCTCTTAGCAGAGATGGGGCTGAGATGTTGTCTAGACCCTCCAGTCAGCTCTGGATGGGCTGCAGGGCTAGGGGGAGAGTTTGAGATTTGTGGAACTCTGGGGGCACTTATGTCTCGCTGAAGTCATTGttgagagagtgtgtatgtggcAGGAAGGGGTCGAGGGTGGCATGAGGTTGGACACGTCGTTGGACTAGTGGGAGTGGCACTGTCTGGAGGTTGCAGTGCAGGTACTTTGCAGTGGAGTACCCTCCCAAGTGATCCGATCTCCTCGCTTGTTAAAGGGCATCAATTTGGAAAGGAGACTGTTTTGTGTCACTATTACATGCAGAGTgacatgaaataaatatgaaagtctAAAAGACTCCTCAGCATGTTGAACGTAGTGtcaagatgctttttaaaaaatgggactCTCTTCTGAGTGTGTGGGAACGCTGGGTTGGACTGGTGCAGAGTTAGAGCTAGCTGCCGGCTTGCTGTGCCCTTTCTCTTTGGCTCTGATCTGTGGGCCCTGTTCCTCATGTCCCACGGTGGTTGGGCCTCCACCActataaaaagaacatttctggGTTGTTGGAATATTATTACTTAACCTCTGGCACTTGGCCTGTTTTTGTAAGAGTCACATAAAGCTAGATGTTGCACTTTGAGTCTTAACAGTCTCCTAACTGAATTTTGCTTTTACTGTGGTGGCACTTAGGCTAAATCGTTCCCATTCTCTTGTCTATAATTGTGCCTATGAGCCGGGATCCATTGACGCACCTGTAGACAAGGTGTGTTCTCTCTGGATCAATAGGAGCACCACCAATGAGTGTTCCAATCGGACATAGAATGTCTTTCACtgtcttctgtgaaatggggataactATGTTTGATGCTACTCCTTATAAATATGTTGCATTAAGGAGTGCCTGTGGAGCTCAGTagattgagtgtctgactcttggtttttatctcatgacctcagggtcctgggatcgagcgctgtgtcaggctccgtgcttaatggggagtctgcttctccctctccccctgcttgctcatgttctctctctctcaaataaatgaatgaataaatctttaaaaaaatatgttacattaattattttagaagtttCTAGATAAAGAAGTTTCTAAGAACTTGATAAAATTGGTTTggtttggggacgcctgggtggctggctcagtggttggtcatctaccttcggctcagagtgtgtgtgatcttggggtcctgggatcgaatcccacattgggctccctacaggggagcctgtgtctctgcctctatatgtgtctctcatgaataaataaataaaatctttaaaaacaaattggtTTGGTTTGGAGTCCCTTGTGTCAGGTGGAAGATGGCTGCAGGTATGACCAGTTTAGTTTTGTACAGATGGGTAAAAGGGTCTTGATGCACAGAATACCCTTCTCTAGAGTATCTCTGTCTTTGTTTCAGGGGGTGGAGAATTACAACACAAATTAACAAGTgttgtgtctttcaaagaaaaCCACGTGGTGGCCTGTGACATTGTTGTGCTATGCTGTCCATATCTGGTCTGACTTGAAGACTGCTGATTGGTTCACTTTTAAAGGTTGGCTGTTATTGGGTACGTTTGAATATTTATACTGATTATATTCTCCTTTTAACGTGTGCATACCAGGTTCATTATGGTGCCGAGTGGGAACATGGGAGTGTTTGATCCCACGGAGATCCACAACCGGGGGCAGCTGAAGTCACACATGAAGGAAGCCATGATCAAGCTCGGCTTCCACCTGCTGTGTTTCTTCATGTATCTTTATAGGTGAGTTTGTGGCTCTCATGGTATTGCCCTATATGCGAGGACCACTCTGGACGGGTGACATGCTCCCGGCTGGTAAGACTTTGCATTGGTGATGCAGAGCTTCGGGGGATCCTGCGGAGTTCTTGTGGCTGTGTGCATTTTGTACGTGTCACCGCATCTGCGTGCCGCATGACCTCCAGGAGCTGCTCTGTGGCGTCATTACTCCCTGGCTCAGGCCGTCCGTGTGCTCCACACCGGATGCTTTGTCTTCCTTCCCCAGTGTCCAGGCCTCTCTGCCGGTCATGAGTGGTGGCTGGCTGTGCTCCCAGAGAGAGGAGTTACAGAGGGGAGACGCCCATCTTCTTGAGAGAATGTTGGAGTCCGTGGCATTGGGTGTTGGGCTGGGTGCCAGCCTAGTGCAGTCTACGCCCTGCCCTTTACTGTGTGACCCAGGGCTAGTTTCTTAAGcactctatgcctcagtttcctcatctgaaaatggaatAGTAGTGCCTACCTCATTTGTTGTGATCCAGGCTCAGTGAGATGATGCACCTAAAGCACCTGGGTTTGCGGTGAGCTGTAGTTAACCCGTAAACATGTTCCAGAGGTGTTAGCTACTCTGGTTAATCTGTCCTGTGCAGGGAGGACACTTAGTGTGGTTAAATTTGGACAACCAGTGATGCCGTTAGTGGTTGTAAGGGGGTTTCTGGTCCTCTAATCTTAGCATAGCAAGGCTGActtcaggaaaaggaaataatcaatttGCTGTTATTGGCCATGGTGGTTTTCGTAGAGTGACTGCAATACATCACACACTGTCGGGCTGCATAGGTGGCGTCTGGGGCAGCACAGAGTCCTGGCAGGAAAGTTGGGGCCTACATTGGAGACGTCCTGAGGCCTGAGCTGCCCTCCTAGCTATTGTGCGGTCTGTGCaggggtgtgaccctgggaaaCGGGGAGCAAGGGTCCAGGTCTTGGGACAGCACATGCAAGGTCTGGCTAGAGAactaatgttttgttttctggacaTGGCTTCTTTGTTCAGAACTGTAGCCCAGCGTTGGTTTTAGGTCACCCTCCTACCCCCACCCTAgttatttgttttgtcttgtgAAGAAAAGTAGGACGTGGAGAGGCCCCaattagaaatactttttaaaaaaacatgtgagTGATTGTCTTTTATTGACATGAGTGTTCCTTGCTGAGCCTCAGAGGCACAAACCCGGATAGTGCAGACTTTTTAGGAACATTGCTAAGGAGATGCTGCTAACGCTTGTTTCTTCCCTCCCAGCATGATTTTAGCCTTGATAAACGACTGAAGCTGAGGAGCCGTGGTCCGAGTCTGCCAGCACCACGAAGCGCAGCCCAGGAGCCAGAGGCGCCGGAGATCATCCTTAGAACCGTGACCATAGcagtatattttttcctctttgaacaaaaagaaaaatatttttgctgtatttttaccatataaagtatttaaaaaacacaaattgagTTTTTGTAGATTTCTGGTTCTCAACTTCAGCCCGAACCCTGACACGTGTTTCTAATCATCTGTGTGTTGAAGATCGTTATCCATACATAGCAACAGGACTGTCGCACTGGCCTCGCGTGCCAGAGAAATAAAGGACACACATCAAAGGGAAAGCCCACTAGATGCAGGAACGTGCTGCGAGTGTACTGAGAAGGCAGAGTGTAGGGCCGCGCTGTTAatctgggcagaggaagagacagattACCCCTTGTGGCAGCTTCGTGTATTTAATTCAGTGTAAAGATTTATGGGACTGTCAGCTAAAAGTCTTTTCATAAGAATGTTAatagaaaatgacatttcaaaaagtatatatttctttgCAGATTCTGTGAAATCCTATAAGCCATTTTCCCAGGTACAATGTAATTCCTGCttctagaaaggaaaataaataaaaaaagcacAATTTTATCAAGAATTTTCATTTAAAGCCACTGCCTCCAAAATCACCCTCAAACCCATACAACCCGCTGGCTCTTGCCGGGTCTTGATCCCATGTTCTGTGCAACCCGTTGCACTCGGTCTCTTAGTTACATTTTTCAATGGGTTTGGAGAGGTGATTTGATAGAAAGATGCTCATGAGATTAGAGCAGGAATAGCCAGTCACCGAGTGACCATGGAGCCTGCCACTGCCCTGCTTCTGTCCCGCCATCTGATGTCCACTCTGGGGAGATGCGGGCCAGGCTGTCCAGGCCGTGGTGCTCCGCAGCCAACTCCGTTCCCTGGGGCTGGGTCTGCTCGGGCGGTTGGCGGGAGCATCAGCCTCTTGGTCTGTGTTTGTGGGCTGAATGGCCGATCCTTTTCACTCCTACTTGGGGCCGTGCTTGTGCTGATGAAGCCTTGGCGTCTAGGCAGGATATGGCTGTGTGACGTCGGGGCAGAATTG contains:
- the CNIH4 gene encoding protein cornichon homolog 4 isoform X2, producing the protein MLVSLHWFIFLLNLPAATWNIYRFIMVPSGNMGVFDPTEIHNRGQLKSHMKEAMIKLGFHLLCFFMYLYSMILALIND